TAACAGTCACCTCCCTCACACCAGCAGTAGCCAACACACAGTCTTTCGTGAAGATAGCGCCAGACGCGGAGGTTATTGTGGCACCGAAGACGAGGGAACGAGCAAGGCAGAGCAGTTCACGGGACAACCGAAGCACAGCCAGTGCTGGTGCAAGAAGTGCAGGTGGCAGGAGCACTAAAAGTCACGTGCGGCATAGAAGCACACATGAGAGTGAGAAGGCGAGACCTCCCTTGTTCCTGCGGGGTGTCACGCGGGCACTGCAGAACGAGTGGTTTGAAGACGGTGGAGATGATCTCAAAGACGAAGGCTTACGGGTCTGGCTTGATCGCGAACACTTGCTTTCGAAGACCTTGCGAGGCGTGACGTGGGTCGCCGTTACAGTGGTCAAGCCAGCAGGTCTGCAAGAGCCTGTTGATCCACAAAGCCAGCCTTCACCAGACCAACTGCCAGCATCGGAGGTGGTCGCAAAGCTGTGCACCTGGGACGATGCGCCAGACAGCAGACATGTGGCACTCTCTTCTATGCTATGCGGTGCACTGGGCGCGGAAGGTATTGTTGGAGGCATTGTTCGTATCGACCCTGCGCCTGCACCACTACCGAGAACAGCTTCGGCCATGAAGGACCCGTCCTCGCAAGCCAGCAAAGAAGCTATCGTGAAACGGTTGAAGGTCACACCATATTCCCCTTCACAAGCAGACAAGAAATCGACTGGCATCAGATTCGGAGGCAAGTCGAAAGGCGATGGAGAAGATGCTGTACAGCTCTTCGAAAATATCTTTGGTAAGGGTCTCCTGGAAGGTCCGCTGACTGATGGCATGCTCCTTCCAGCGCAAGACAGCTGGCCGGGGGGTATAGTCGACTTTGATCCTGCGCCGCCAGGAGATCCGGCCAAGGCTAGGACAAACTGGTTTATAGGAGGCGAGAGAAAGCTCGAGATCTCCGTGCAGGAGCAGACGGTGAGGCCGAACACGCCTCAGTGGCCGCCTGGAGAAAGGCTACCAGAGAGTATACCCGAGATGGTCGGCATTGATATCACAATTGAACAGACACGGAAAAGTCTGCTTCATGCTTCGTCGGTGCTACTGACGGGTGGTCTTGGATCTGGAAAGACATCTCTCACGCACTTGCTCGCTCACCAGCTTCGAAGCGAGTATCTCTACAACATCATCTACTTTCCCTGCCGAACATTGGCGACGGATGAAACACGGGTCAAGACCATAAAGGACACACTACAACGGGTCTTTGCTTCTGCCTCTTGGGGCGCACGGTTTGGTGGCCGGTCACTCGTGATCCTGGACGATCTTGACAAGCTCTGCCCTACAGAGACTGAGCTGGAGCAAGGATCAAATGGCAAGAGCAGGCAAGTCAGTGAGCTACTAGGGCCTATTGTACGAGAGTGGTGTGGGCGTGAACATGGCGTAGTCATGCTCGCTACGGCACAAAGTAAGGAGTCCGTCAACAACATTGTGATTGGTGGTCACGTTGTGAGAGACATTATTGCCCTCAAGGCGCCCAGCAAAGATGGACGACGCAGGGTATTGGAGCTGCTGGTCAAGCAAGCTCAGAAGAAGCCTGGCAACAACACCGAAGCTGGAGGTGTGCTGAGAAACGGCAGTGCTGCAAATGAGTGGATGGACGGCTCCGACGGCGATCACACAAGACCCAATTCTGCTGGAGGTGCTGATCATGAGGGCGTCGACATCGACTCCAATCTTGACCTTCTAGAGATTGCCGGCCAGACTGATGGATATATGCCTGGTGACCTGGCACTGCTAGTTTCACGAGCACGCAGCGAGGCCTTGATTCGTGCTGTATCGAGCGACAACGAGTCTGACGACATTACCTTGGCTGCAGACGACTTTACAGCCGCGCTCAAGGGCTTCACTCCTGCATCGCTTCGAGGTGTAACGCTGCAGTCGTCAACCACTACTTTTGCAGCTATTGGTGGGCTGAAGGAGACTCGCCAGACTCTTCTGGAGACATTACAGTATCCGACTACATACGCGCCTCTCTTCGCAAAGTGTCCACTGCGGCTGCGATCCGGGTTGCTGTTGTATGGGTATCCCGGATGCGGCAAGACTCTTCTTGCGTCTGCCGTAGCAGGGGAGTGTGGGCTCAACTTCATATCGGTCAAAGGGCCTGAGATCTTGAACAAGTACATTGGTGCTTCTGAAAAGTCTGTTCGCGATCTCTTCGAGCGTGCTGAAGCTGCGAAGCCGTGTGTGCTGTTCTTCGACGAGTTCGACTCGATCGCGCCGAAACGTGGCCATGACAGTACCGGTGTCACAGATCGTGTCGTCAACATGCTCTTGACCATGATGGATGGTGCCGAGGGCCTGAGTGGCGTGTACGTCCTCGCTGCCACATCACGGCCAGACCTCATCGATCCTGCCCTGCTTCGACCAGGACGTCTGGACAAGTCCTTGATCTGCGACATGCCCAATGAAGAAGACCGCCTCGACATCCTCCAAGCCATCAGCAAGAAGCTCCACCTCGAGTCAAGCTTGATGAATGACTCCAACACCGGACCACAATCTGCTCTCGAGGTAGCCCGCAGGACCGACGGATACTCCGGAGCAGACCTCCAAGCAGTAATGTACAACGCCCATCTCGAAGCCATTCATGACGTCCTTGGACCTTCAGCAGACTCAGCAGGGCAAGAACTCTGCAAAAAGCAAAAGGACGGCAGAGGACGCGGTAGCAGCGGCAGCAAAGCCCACGACTTCACTTACTTCCGCGTTGGCGAGGTCGGCAAAGACAAATCTGCAGCGGAAGCCACCGCTCAAGCCGCAGCCCAGAACGCAGCGACCCGAGCTGAGATCGCAGCGAAGCTTTCTGCTCTCCAGCTCGCACGACGCAAGGCTAAAGCTGAACGTCACGCCGCACGGGGAAGGCCTGTGTCCGCTCAGGTGAATGGGAATAGGCCGGGCTCTGGCGGGCAGGCGGAAAGTGCTGAGCCGATCATTAGTTGGAAGCATTTGCAGAAGAGTCTGCAGGAGACGAGGAGTTCTATAAGTGCGCAGGAGAGGGGACGGTTGCGTAGAATATATAGGGAGTTCGTGGTGGGGAGGAACGGAGATATGCACGATGGACAGGGTGGGACGGAGATTGGAGGGAGGACGAGTTTGATGTGATGAGTGTACGCATACTGTTCATCTAGACTTGTGTATGGAAAAAGTGCAGTGAATGAATATGTGCAAGGTCAGCACGGATCTCGTGGTGGGGCTTGCAATTGCCGGATGACCCTGGTCAGGCAATCGCGATGACGGAAGCGGCATGTGCGAGAGACAACTGAATCGTGACTTTTGCTTGACAACTCTTGCTTCTTTTCACACAACAACACATCACACTCTCCACCACCCAGCAAACCCTTATTACTTGTACCTTTGACTACCGCCCCAGTAACAATCGGTGGCAAAAACGCTGGTCATCACCCCACGCCGACCAATCTCCGACAGCTTTCATCACGGTTGAAGCTCCCCGAAGCACCAACGGAAAGCAGACTTCAACAGGCAAACGCCACCTCTGGATCTTACCACCGCCAACATAGCATTCAAACGGTCACAGCGGCATAGAGCGCGGCGATAGGACGGCAAGCGACCAACCCAACTCGAGCCAACGAGCTCACCACTGCCCAAGATGGACGAACAGATCACCACCTTCGTCGCATTCACAGGCGCATCGACAGAGCAAGCACAGCGATATCTGCAACTCGCAGACGGCAACGTAGAGGCTGCTGCTGGTCTCTTCTTTGAGAACCCCGACCTTGGCAACGCATCTGCCGCCCCAGCACCTTCCGCGCCTTCAGCTTCGAATCGCGAGCCACCCATCACTATCGATAGCGACGATGATCTGGATTTGGATGCCGATGACGTGCAAGAGACGGGCAGTAGACCTGCACAGCGAGGCGGACCATCAGTGGAGGATGACGAGGCCATGGCTAGACGCCTACAGCAAGAGATGTACGGTGGCGGTGGCAGCGGAGGTGCAGGCGGTGCCGGACTCGATGAGGATGAGGTCAGAGCACCGATGGCACGCACAACAGAGACACTCGTCGGCCCTGGAAGCTACGACTTCAGAAGCGATCCTGGTGAGATGAATGCTGCGATAGCGCAGCAGATGTTCAATCGTCAGAATCGTCAGAACATTGCACGTGGTGGTGGGCAAGCGGGCATCTTCAATCAGCGCTCGTCGGCAGCAATCTGGAACGGTGACGACCCCGGCGATGCAGAAGCTCACCGACAAACTCTTCACCGGGCGACTAATGGTGCCTCCAGTGCATCAAGCAAAGCAAACCACCTCGCAGAGCTGTTCAGACCCCCCTTCGATCTGATCGCCGGCTTCTCCTTCTCCGACGCGAGAGATGAAGGCAAGGAGAACGAGAAGTGGATAATGGTCAATGTGCAAGATCCGTCAATTTTCGACTGCCAGGTGCTCAACCGCGATCTCTGGAAAGACGACAGAATCCGCGAGACGATCAAGGAGCACTTTCTATTCCTGCAGTACAACAAGGATGACCCGCGTGGACAAGAGTACGTGCAGTACTACTTCGCTAACATGCGAGACTCTGACGATGCATACCCGCATATCGCAATTATCGATCCACGCACAGGTGAGCAGGTCAAGACTTGGAGTGGTAGCCCCAGTCCCAAGCCATCCGACTTCCTGATGGATCTCCACGAATTCCTCGACCGATACAGCTTGAAGATGGAGAAGAAGAACCCGGTGCAGAAGCAGAGAaaggagagcaagaaggatGTGGCCGCCATGAGCGAGGAAGAGATGCTTGAGATGGCTATGCAGGCCAGCATGGCGAATGGACCCAGCGCGGCACCGAAGGAGGACGACCCCGACGCTCTGACTAAGAGTGTTGAGTTCAGTGGAAAGGGCAAGGCACCAGCTGGGACAGAAGACGCTATGGACGTTGAGCCAAGTGCAGCTGTCAACCCAGAGAAGAAGGACACGCCTTTCTCACGCATCTCCTCTACGAACGCACACGAAGAACCCGCCAGCGACCCAGTAACGACCACGAGGATCCAGTTCCGGCACCCTGGCGGCCGTATCGTGCGACGTTTCAACGTGACAGACCCTGTGCGCCGTCTATACGAGTGGCTCAAGGTCTCGCCGTTTGAAGGTCACGAAGGCGAAGACTTCCAGCTCATCGCAATGGGGAAGAACCTCATCGAATCGCTGGACGCAACAATCGCCGACGCAAACCTCAAGCAAGGAACAGTCATGGTGGAGTTCATCGACGATGAGTAGGTCCTAGTCAATGGACCCTGCCAACTCACAGAATATATATCCCGTGAAAAGCGTCGCATCCAGCTTGTGTCAGAAGAAGCGGCACCACCGGCGCCCAAAAGACCACGTCTCGTGCTCAACCTCACGAAGGCACGTCCAATCCTCGCCTCGCCCACCAACGCATGGCGGTGCCGATGGATTGCCTAATCATCTGGGCCTCATGCTTTTGGAGGCCATCACTTTCAATCGTTCTGCATCCACGGCGTTATGATTATTCCAGGTAGCGCAACGGGAGGAATGGCCTTGACAAGCGTGCTGTAACGCCGCTGCGGCTATGCATAGATGGAGGGTGTAAGTATGTTGGGATAGCTTCACGGCTGCACCTACTCGCTGGTACGCGCTACATACTTTTGAATGAAGAATGAGTTGATGATCAGTTTTCCTACAGTCTCGGGGACCATCTTTACTGCTAACAAGCTTCCAAGTAGCAGAACTTGCGAGCCTTGCTACTGACTCAATCACATAGGCCTTACTACCGCCTCTTCCTGACAGTCAATGGCGCCATGGTCTGGGACACAGTGTTCGGCGAATTAGAAATGCATGGCCCCCCGTGGATTCATTGTGTCGCAGTGGCCACATGTGTAGCCACAAGCTGGTGACGTCGACGCATCGATCGTGCCTCTCGAGAGTGCAGCGTCTTCGTGCAGCCGAGTAAAACGCGCTTTTGGCTGCCGCCAGATCGATGTTGGCTTCTTGGCTCCATACCTGGTTTTTGCCAGGAGGAACAGTCCGCCGGGATCTAAATTGTAACTCGGCTGCTCGAAGACGCTGTACGAGATCAAGTCGCTGTTAGGCATCGAGGCAAGAATCACCCCTACTAGAGGTGTGGCTATAGGTGGCTTGATAACTGGCCATATGTTCACAGTATGGCCAAAGGGCCATCCCTGCTCTCGGTCCCGTACCGAATCCGCCTCTACCAGCCTTCTACTCCGTCTTCGTCTCCCCCCAACTCTGCTGCGTCGCCGTGGGAGGTCTTGTCGGATCTTTGATCCCTCCCTTGCCCGAATCGTCCTTTTTCCACACATTCGGATGACTCTCCTCATGCCCCACACTCATCTGCCTCTCCTTCAAATGTATTCTCGCCATCGCATCCGCTCTATTCTCCCCTTCCCGCGCTGTGCTCACGTCGTCTTGCGATGTTCGAGATGTGGCTACGGCGCCTTGGTGGTCGTCTTTGGCGCCGGCTTCGATGAAGCGGTTTTGGACGTTGGTGGTTGAGGTGGTTTCGAAGGTGTTGCTGCCGAGGGGGACGAGTGTTAGTGGTGGGATGAGAAGGGGAGGGGAGTCCTCGTTGCCTCGTGGGCGCTCGACTTACCCTGTGCGGCTCTTGACGGGGTATGGGTAGATTGAGGTGAGGATTAGGGCGCCGCCGACTGCGATGAGGGCTATGCCTTGGGTTTGTTTGGAGGGCATGCGGGAAAAGAAACCTTTTGGTGCGGCTTTGCCTGTTTGGTGCGCTTCGGTCTCTGGGGTCGGCATGTTGGCAGTCGTGTGCTTGTGTTGGTGAGTGCTGTGGTCAATGGTATAGAGCAAGACCGAAGTAGAAGAAAACGTGGTGATGCTGAGCTTGTATTACCTTTAGTGTCATTGCACTGAGCGTATCACTTTGAGCGTGTCGTCAGAGAATGTCTTTGTCCATAAGCTGTCGTTCGCAAAAGACCAGGCGAGCGATGACCGCCATGTGATGTGCTTGGGATGACACTTGAGATGACATCCATGAAGACTGTAGAGTTTGTGTAACGATCGACTTGGGGACGTTCGAGTGATAAGATTGATCCCCATCGTGCATCTCGAAGTCGTTCTCGAAGCCTATGCTTCGACGGTGAACTGCTGGCCGGCGTGGAAGGAGGCTCTGTATCCGGAGTGTTGTTGTCAGTCTTACACCCTGTAGACCCGCGTGATAGACGCAGGTCCGGACCTTGCAGCCATTAGCTAGCGTGGTCATGTTTCAAGCCAATAAGGATGTTCATGATCATCCATGTCCAGAGTTCGTGATTTCTCGCGTTCAAAAGACCTTCCTTGAGGGTGCTAAAGCTTGGTATACACATCAGCGTCAGGCATGTAGGACAATAGGATAGGATAATGGCCAGACTTGAGCGGCGACGAGGTGGAACTGTCGTGACAATCGTCCATGCATCGAGATGGCATTAATATTATATGGCAATGCCCTTCGGCATTATTGCCAACATATCTACATCGAAGTTCATGCGGTTTTTGTCCCTTCCATGCTTATCATGACCATGCTCCTTCCCTTGCAGTCCCGTTGACCTGCTTACAAGACGAAAGCAGCCATGGCACCGAGGACAGCGAGGAAGCCAGTGGCGGCGACCTGAGTACCAGCGCCCATGTATGGCTCGACAGATGGCATTGGCTTGGAGGTGCCATTGGTTGGTGCCTGAATCTGGCCGTCACCGATCTGAGTGACTGGCTTTCCGGTTGGGGCCTGGATCTGACCGTCACCGATCTGGGTCACTGGAGAGCCAGTTGGTGCCTGGATCTGGCCATCACCAATCTGGGTCACTGGGGAGCCAGTTGGGGCCTGGATCTGACCGTCGCCGATCTGAGTGACTGGCTTTCCGGTTGGGGCCTGGATCTGACCGTCACCGATCTGAGTGACTGGCTTTCCGGTTGGGGCCTGGATCTGACCGTCACCGATCTGAGTGACTGGCTTTCCGGTTGGGGCCTGGATCTGACCGTCACCGATCTGAGTGACTGCGGCGGCGGAGGTAGCGGCCTGGATCTGACCGTCACCGATCTGAGTGACTGCGGCGGCGGATGTGCTGGTGGCAGCCTGGATCTGGCCGTCGTCTATATGATGTTAGAAGAAAGCTCTGAAGCATCACACGACTACGAACGTACTGATCTGGGAAACACCAGCCTGAGCGGCGGCGAGACCAGCGAAAGCGACAACTGCGGCGGCGACCTTCATCTTGATGAACGAATGTGGTGTTGTGTGGTGGTGAGGTGGAATTAGTCGTGAGGTTGTAGTAAAGCGATAGTGGATAgaacagagagaagctcAGCAGAGGTAGACTCGTGCGACTTTAAGACCCCTGTGCCTCGTACACAGCTGTCTTCCACACTGGCCGCCTGCAGAGACGGTGGTCTATTGTGATCTGCTGGCCAAC
This genomic window from Fulvia fulva chromosome 4, complete sequence contains:
- a CDS encoding Peroxisome biosynthesis protein PAS1; the protein is MVTHVRPVCKHFRGVGKLRCRACSGAEDHISFLDMASSGSIGRSTTVDVVLLPGLKSCLLNLPASLVSLLLNSNIVAQNVVVEVQWRQSAPSSQEQQRGKPAATTQSAYLGWTGMQSQSKVAPLVGRDAVRSGGRQEQDVPTIEIDATFARRLGLSEGVKANVSLHVDPPQAHTVNIEPLTATDWEIIELHSSFLEMNFLSQVRALPNPVAGQSHPLTLHLTPTSTANITVTSLTPAVANTQSFVKIAPDAEVIVAPKTRERARQSSSRDNRSTASAGARSAGGRSTKSHVRHRSTHESEKARPPLFLRGVTRALQNEWFEDGGDDLKDEGLRVWLDREHLLSKTLRGVTWVAVTVVKPAGLQEPVDPQSQPSPDQLPASEVVAKLCTWDDAPDSRHVALSSMLCGALGAEGIVGGIVRIDPAPAPLPRTASAMKDPSSQASKEAIVKRLKVTPYSPSQADKKSTGIRFGGKSKGDGEDAVQLFENIFGKGLLEGPLTDGMLLPAQDSWPGGIVDFDPAPPGDPAKARTNWFIGGERKLEISVQEQTVRPNTPQWPPGERLPESIPEMVGIDITIEQTRKSLLHASSVLLTGGLGSGKTSLTHLLAHQLRSEYLYNIIYFPCRTLATDETRVKTIKDTLQRVFASASWGARFGGRSLVILDDLDKLCPTETELEQGSNGKSRQVSELLGPIVREWCGREHGVVMLATAQSKESVNNIVIGGHVVRDIIALKAPSKDGRRRVLELLVKQAQKKPGNNTEAGGVLRNGSAANEWMDGSDGDHTRPNSAGGADHEGVDIDSNLDLLEIAGQTDGYMPGDLALLVSRARSEALIRAVSSDNESDDITLAADDFTAALKGFTPASLRGVTLQSSTTTFAAIGGLKETRQTLLETLQYPTTYAPLFAKCPLRLRSGLLLYGYPGCGKTLLASAVAGECGLNFISVKGPEILNKYIGASEKSVRDLFERAEAAKPCVLFFDEFDSIAPKRGHDSTGVTDRVVNMLLTMMDGAEGLSGVYVLAATSRPDLIDPALLRPGRLDKSLICDMPNEEDRLDILQAISKKLHLESSLMNDSNTGPQSALEVARRTDGYSGADLQAVMYNAHLEAIHDVLGPSADSAGQELCKKQKDGRGRGSSGSKAHDFTYFRVGEVGKDKSAAEATAQAAAQNAATRAEIAAKLSALQLARRKAKAERHAARGRPVSAQVNGNRPGSGGQAESAEPIISWKHLQKSLQETRSSISAQERGRLRRIYREFVVGRNGDMHDGQGGTEIGGRTSLM
- a CDS encoding UBX domain-containing protein 5, producing the protein MDEQITTFVAFTGASTEQAQRYLQLADGNVEAAAGLFFENPDLGNASAAPAPSAPSASNREPPITIDSDDDLDLDADDVQETGSRPAQRGGPSVEDDEAMARRLQQEMYGGGGSGGAGGAGLDEDEVRAPMARTTETLVGPGSYDFRSDPGEMNAAIAQQMFNRQNRQNIARGGGQAGIFNQRSSAAIWNGDDPGDAEAHRQTLHRATNGASSASSKANHLAELFRPPFDLIAGFSFSDARDEGKENEKWIMVNVQDPSIFDCQVLNRDLWKDDRIRETIKEHFLFLQYNKDDPRGQEYVQYYFANMRDSDDAYPHIAIIDPRTGEQVKTWSGSPSPKPSDFLMDLHEFLDRYSLKMEKKNPVQKQRKESKKDVAAMSEEEMLEMAMQASMANGPSAAPKEDDPDALTKSVEFSGKGKAPAGTEDAMDVEPSAAVNPEKKDTPFSRISSTNAHEEPASDPVTTTRIQFRHPGGRIVRRFNVTDPVRRLYEWLKVSPFEGHEGEDFQLIAMGKNLIESLDATIADANLKQGTVMVEFIDDE
- a CDS encoding Cell wall mannoprotein PIR1; this encodes MKVAAAVVAFAGLAAAQAGVSQINDGQIQAATSTSAAAVTQIGDGQIQAATSAAAVTQIGDGQIQAPTGKPVTQIGDGQIQAPTGKPVTQIGDGQIQAPTGKPVTQIGDGQIQAPTGSPVTQIGDGQIQAPTGSPVTQIGDGQIQAPTGKPVTQIGDGQIQAPTNGTSKPMPSVEPYMGAGTQVAATGFLAVLGAMAAFVL